The Montipora capricornis isolate CH-2021 chromosome 3, ASM3666992v2, whole genome shotgun sequence genome includes the window cctccaaagagcataacgatctgctaagaaaaGCAGAAAAGAGGCAAGGCAAACGGGCTAAGCCTTTAGAAAGCCAGCCGCTATCGTACTGATACATGTCAACCTAAAAGGCGTTCAAGGACAAAAAGAACCCGGCCCCAGGTCAAAGCTCTAAAAGAAGAATAATTCGCTTCTACAACCGACAAGCCTATCGGTCGAGACTAGAATTAAATTAATGCAAAAGCTTGAGGCcaaaaggtcacattcacattactgcagagaaaatcaacaccaagaaaataaaaatatattataaaGACGAACTATTATCTTGGAAGAAGATGAAGGTTCAGATCTTAAGTCTCATACAATAAAAACCACTGCAAAATGAAGTTTTACTTGAAGCACCTAAAAGAGGTGTTTATTCAAATATGTAATCgtagagagcaaaattatgacaaaggaaaaggaaggcAGACCACATAAAGGCAGTCGTGTTGGCCTGTCAACCACATTTTATACACTTGAATATTATATTGTGTTAAATTGTTTACATTGGCTACCTGAAATAATGTAAACAAAATTGTCATTACCCCATTCCACTTATGCTCTTCCCTGGGTTCCAgaggatatttttttcttatcgATACTGATGGTTCGCGGCGAAGCCGCGTTAACGAGGCGCAAAGCGccaaggagaaaaaaattgcGCCTCGCTAACGCGGCTACGTCGCGAACCATCCCTGATTATcgataagaaaaaaatatcctcTGGAACCCAGGGAGCTGATGCTCAGAAATAGGgtgtatatttttcaaacacccCCTTGTAACCTCTAATTTTTTTGTGGACCCCCAATTTCTCACCAGTTGCCACTCTTGTTAACGTTCCCTGAGTTGTTTACGGaacaagtttatttttttcaaatcggCGTAACTCCATCTTTTACTAAATAAACATGACGTTAACGCTCGAAaggtcagctttcaaatttctgcaCGGTGGGCCAATTTTACTATGCCAACTCATTTGACTAAAGCCATTTCTGTGTTTCATTTTCCCATCGACGcataaatggaaaaaaatgacGCCGAGGCACCATTTGGGACACAAATCAACACATATaaaatcataggttggttttcGAGGataggggaaaactggagtacccggagaaaaacctgaGTAcagaaacaacaaaatcaactcACAGTGACAGCGCCATCTCAGAGAATCAAACCCAGACCCCATTGGTGAGAGGGCaggtgctctcaccactgtgccatctcTGCTCCCATAATTTCATTAGAAATTAAACTCCTTTAGCTGTTAGATATTGGAAGGTCGTAAGGCTCGACTTCTTTCAGGCGGGCTTCTTTTTTCTACGAGTACGTAAAAAAATTGCCCTTACTTGATCCACCTTTTGTTTGCCTACCATGACAGAAATTCTTCTCCATTGCAGATTGCTGGATTGTATGAAAAGTCATACTCCAAGTGGAAAACCATTATCCTCATAACTTGAACAAGATAAGTAAAattaaatgaactttattttactGGACAACAAGAAAACTGGCTATTGGCATATACAGACTACTCACAATACCGACATTTTACAAAACAatgaagtttttagcttatgAAAATTGTTATACAAGTTAAACGtgtatttcctttattttactgAAGTTTTCTCATTTTTAACAATCAACTTTATGGCATCTTTCCGCGGTACCTTTTTGCTTTCGCAAAGTATGGTTATCCAGCAAACGGAAACTCGAATTATCGGCTGAAGGTTATGTCAGTAGTATCGGTAATACCCTTTacttttagagcggttttcaattgagtgtcgtaaaacaaataccaaagtaattacttcgaccaatcacagccgGTGCAAACAGGGCAACGAACAAATCtgaattcgtagcaattccgtgtaacttgctcaaagtgCGGGAAAAATCGAGCATGCAAGCCGCGATTGGTTTTAGTTCCCTTTTCGTTGGTttataaactggcgcgagatttttaaaccattcACTAagtgtagcaattgcaatcgcatcattactttcgacagccatttgaaaactgctctaacagCAATCCAAAATTCTCGATTGGTAGAAAATTGTGATTAGGTGAAGCATACCTTTATCACAGATTCTGAACCAGCTCTTCAAGATTGAGTGACGACTATTTATGATTCTGTTACCCGTAAACTTTCTTGTTCCTTAATTATGTATAAGGAACACAGACAATCAATACATACATTGATGAGATTATGGTATATAGGTTAAGGAGGTATCCCTACGAAAATGCACCCGTCATGACAATCAACTAACGTGGCTGGATAGAAATAAAAAGCATTCGTCGATCAAAATTGTAATCGATGATACCAAGACAACACGATTTAAGAACTCTAGATAGCTTAAACAACGACGAGGCCAATTCTAACTTGAACGCTAAAAATAACAGAATTAAACGACAAATGTATCGGCTctttgagtttaaggaattgCGTTATTTGTAGAATGTAGTTTTTAAGCCTTAATAAACCAAGCTAAGATTCACTTTGCCATAATTTATCCCATTGGCTTTGCTGTCTTTATTACAGGGAGCTTGAAAAGCACACGCTTTTAATTTTTGCCCTatggacggaaaccggaagggAGCGTTTCGCAGGCCAAAATTTTTTAACTAATCGTCTCCAACAGAGTAAAAATACGTGGCGATTTAAATTTCTTAGAGTCTggacaagtttaaaaaagaaaacgtctCACTTCTGGTTGCTATCCCACTGCTTTTTGCTGCGCGCTCAGCTTCGACGAGTATTAAATGATATTGTGATAATTTATATAACCTACTTACAACCGGGCGTGTTACTCACAAATGAGGCGGTGCAGTCTATATGCGACTCGGACTGGCGACATTCTGTTCCTTTGATCTTTGATATACGTAACTTGAACATCGTAGCATGAATAGACCTCGCTTATCTCGAGAATATAAATCGTATATGCCAGTAATGTTAAAGCTGGGAAATAAAACTTTACCTGCATACTAATTTTCTCATATTTTACTCGTTTGAACCTCTTTTTGGGCATTAGTTTCCACTTGTAATCATGCTCCACACCTCGTGTACTTGCCATATCCATggaatctttttcaatcaaggGAAAGGAGTCTTACTGATCTTATTTCATGATATAGTTGATTCTCTGTAGAAGATCAAAAAGGTTGTCAGAAGTGTTAGGAACAGAAACAACCAGAAGAACATTCGATCCAAGACGAGAGCTGCCATTCGCCATTCTTCTCGCTGTCTCTCATCTTCTTGTCTGGCGCGTACGTCATCTGCAAGGGTGTTAATATCATCAAGTAAGCGATCGGCGAACGAATTCTGTCCTCCAACCAGACTCATGCTGCGCACACTCCGCCTACTCGGAGTACTTCGGCCGCTCTGTGAAACAAGTGACATATCGTCGCGAAATTTTCGGGGGCTCCCGGGTAGAGTCatatatatatcatcctcgaacgGTACGACGCCGTTTAAGTCGAACTCTATTCTCTTTCGCTTGTTTTTCGGTGTCATCATCTTGATTTCATCTTCTCTTtctattttaaaacaaaaaaccttGGCCATGTAACCCAATATTATGACCCGCACCCATCGAGGCATCGGGGAAGTAGCAGGACTTCGGTGGAAAAAATTCAACACTGTGCACGTGCTGACCAAGGACATCGCGGTAACAAACATAGTTGCAATAAAATATTGGCCGAGGAGCGGAATTTCATCGGAGGTCGCCGGAAGTGTTTCGGCAACGAGCAACAAAAACACGGTCATCGCTAATAGTACAGTTATCCCAAGACCAACTTTTTCCCCAGACTCGGGTGGcaggaaaaacaaaatcaatgtcAGGGTTGAGATCAGTGCGCATGGCAGAATTAAATTGAACACGTAGTATAATGGTTTGCGCTTGATGATCAAGTTCAATGTTACGTCGTGGTATGCATATGGACAGCAAGGGTAATAAACTATGTTTAACTTTGCTGGCATCGCTAGAAGATTCCATTCTCCATTTTGCATGAAGAGACGCAGGTCTGCTGATGAATCAGTGGACACCATTGTTAATCGATCGCCCTGAAATGTCCATGAACCAAATTTAAGTGAACAGTTTTGTTTGTCAAATGGAAAATTGCCGACTTGAATTTTGCAAGTACTTGTGAAAGAACATGGTGCGTTCCATTCATTGTATCCATCTGCATGCAAAATAACTGATGTCTTGTATTTCTCTAATCCACCACCATAACTGTCATCAGCGCTGTAAAATAAAGATGacgataatttttaaaaatttcaagaacaaCTCAAGCTTCAAGAAATTCAAGAAGGATCCCATTTGTCCTCTACCTGCCTTATCTAAGGTCAAGCGTGTTGATTAAGG containing:
- the LOC138041078 gene encoding neuronal acetylcholine receptor subunit alpha-10-like — encoded protein: MKNETGWRMCSRPHIYLRVFCLVAIYLTCTQCEVLGDKRETEEFRLLRDLFKNYDKEVRPVYNTSDAVNVEFSLALIQIISVNSKSQLLTLNVWIRQKWKNPMLAWNTTKYGGIKSVNLDPSRVWIPDVILYNNADDSYGGGLEKYKTSVILHADGYNEWNAPCSFTSTCKIQVGNFPFDKQNCSLKFGSWTFQGDRLTMVSTDSSADLRLFMQNGEWNLLAMPAKLNIVYYPCCPYAYHDVTLNLIIKRKPLYYVFNLILPCALISTLTLILFFLPPESGEKVGLGITVLLAMTVFLLLVAETLPATSDEIPLLGQYFIATMFVTAMSLVSTCTVLNFFHRSPATSPMPRWVRVIILGYMAKVFCFKIEREDEIKMMTPKNKRKRIEFDLNGVVPFEDDIYMTLPGSPRKFRDDMSLVSQSGRSTPSRRSVRSMSLVGGQNSFADRLLDDINTLADDVRARQEDERQREEWRMAALVLDRMFFWLFLFLTLLTTFLIFYRESTIS